The sequence GTTCGGGCACGTGGTGCTCGACCCGGAGGGCCCGGAGACCGCCAACGCTCGACGCGGCAGCCTCGAGGCCTACCTCTCGGACGACGCGCTCCTCCGCGGCGCCAGCGCCGCAGGCATCCCGGAGGCGGAGGCGAGCACCCCCGAGGAGCTGACCGCGCTGGCCCAAGCCGGTGACCCGCGCGCCGCACGGGTCTTCGCCCGCGCCGGGGAGGTGCTCGGCCGAGCCCTCAGCATCCTCGTCGATATCTTCGCGCCCACCCTGATCGTCCTCAGCGGTGAGGGCATGAGGGCCGGCGACCTGCTGCTGCCGACGGCACGGCGGGTCCTGGAGGAGACCGCCTTCGGCGACCTCGGACGCGAGGTCGAGCTCGTCGTTGACACGTGGGGAGACGACGCCTGGGCGCGCGGGGCCGCCGGCCTGGCGGCCAGCCTCTACCTGCTGGAGGCCGCCTCCCGCACAGGAGGGGAGGCGCAACCGGTCTGAGGCAACGACCCCGGCCCCAGTGGCCGCAGCTGAACTAGGCGACTCGCAGACATGGAGGAGGAACGATGAGAGGCAAGCTGGTACTGGCATCCATCGCGCTGGCGTTGATCACGGCCGCGTCGGCGCAGACCATCACGTTCTGGCACACGTACAGCACCGGCTCCGGCGAGGAGCAGACGCTGCTCGAGAAGGTCATCCCCCAGTTCGAGGCCGAGAACCCCGGCATCACCGTCGAGGCGGTCGGCTTCCCGTACGAGGAGTTCAGGCAGAAGCTGCTCACCGCCTTCGCCGGCGGCGTCGTGCCCGACCTGGTGCGCATGGACATCATCTGGGTGCCCGAGTTCGCCGACATGGGAGCCCTCGAGCGCCTCGACGACTACGACGGCTTCGCGGCGCTGCGCGACGGCGTGTTCCCCGGGCCGCTGGCGACCAACTACTGGGACGGCGGCTACTACGGCCTCCCGCTGGACACGAACACGCAGGTCATGCTCTACAACGCCGACGTGATCTCGCAGCCGCCGACCACGTTCGACGAGCTCGAGGCGCTGGCGACGGAGCTCAGCGACCCCGCCGCCGAGGTGTGGGCCTTCTCGGTGCCCGGCCCGTACGCCTGGTACCTGCTGCCGTGGATCTGGAGCAACGGCGGCGCCATCACCGACGACGCCATCACCACGGCCACCGGCTACCTGAACAGCGACGCGTCGGTGGAGGCCGTGGAGAAGCTCGTCGACTGGTACGAGCGCGGCCTGATCGCGCCCACCCTCAACAACACCGGGCTGGGCGCGTGGGAGGGCCTGGGCGCCGGCGAGTACCTCGCCACGCAGGACGGCCCGTGGGCGTACCCGAGCATCACCGCCCAGTACCAGGACCTCAACCTCCAGCACGCGCTGTTCCCGGCGGGACCGGCCGGCTCCATCTCGATCGTCGGCGGCGAGGACATCGTGATGTTCGCCGACTCACCCAACAAGGAAGCGGCCTGGAAGTTCGTGCAGTTCATGCTGAGCCCGTGGGCGCAGATCACCATGGCCTCCACCGGCCAGATCCCCGTGATCCAGTCCGCGCTCGAGGACCCCTACATCGTCGAGCACCCCTACTACGGCGTGTACCTGCAGCAGCTCCAGACCGCCAAGCCCCGCACGCCGCACCCCGCCTACTCGCGCATCGAGACCATCATCCAGGACGCGGTGCAGCGTGTTCTGCTGGGCGAGCTGGAGGTACGGGAGGCCCTCGACCA comes from Trueperaceae bacterium and encodes:
- a CDS encoding extracellular solute-binding protein; its protein translation is MRGKLVLASIALALITAASAQTITFWHTYSTGSGEEQTLLEKVIPQFEAENPGITVEAVGFPYEEFRQKLLTAFAGGVVPDLVRMDIIWVPEFADMGALERLDDYDGFAALRDGVFPGPLATNYWDGGYYGLPLDTNTQVMLYNADVISQPPTTFDELEALATELSDPAAEVWAFSVPGPYAWYLLPWIWSNGGAITDDAITTATGYLNSDASVEAVEKLVDWYERGLIAPTLNNTGLGAWEGLGAGEYLATQDGPWAYPSITAQYQDLNLQHALFPAGPAGSISIVGGEDIVMFADSPNKEAAWKFVQFMLSPWAQITMASTGQIPVIQSALEDPYIVEHPYYGVYLQQLQTAKPRTPHPAYSRIETIIQDAVQRVLLGELEVREALDQAAAQVDELLK